The following coding sequences are from one Diospyros lotus cultivar Yz01 chromosome 7, ASM1463336v1, whole genome shotgun sequence window:
- the LOC127806880 gene encoding uncharacterized protein LOC127806880 — protein sequence MLPLDSLDALIISASRAFCSRLAVFVQIQGYVICLTLAIGWSLAAFVRTRQIRQIEDSRKGGNGFSFLCHDINDLEHSNQVKLPRVSVVMPLKGFGEHNLHNWRSQITSLYGGPLEFLFVVESTEDPAYHAVNSVLADYKDDVDAKIIVAGLSTTCSQKIHNQLIGVERVHKDSKYVLFLDDDVRMHPGSIGALAAEMEKNPEIFIQTGYPLDLPSGSLGSYCIYEYHMPCSMGFATGGKTFFLWGGCMMASINFQMRADDFRNDRHGVVSELRDGGYSDDMTLAAIAGAHKRLITSPPVAVFPHPLASDLSFSRYWNYLRKQTFVLESYTTKVNRIMNRALFSSHCYLSWGFVAPYFMAVIHVAAALRIHSKGYSLEDTGLTSRGLSLAGCLAICTFLELLSMWNLTRIEVKLCNLLSPEAPPLSLASYNWCLVFIAMLVDNFLYPISAFRSHFCQSINWSGIRYHLKDGRISKIDRSKGKGPKFTDLGGKRLYVKKGAETKAAIINSLSRSLAQWRQPKKFDA from the exons ATGCTGCCATTGGACTCTCTCGACGCGCTCATCATCTCTGCCAGCAGAGCTTTCTGTAGTCGTCTAGCCGTTTTTGTTCAGATTCAG GGATATGTTATTTGCTTAACTCTTGCCATTGGGTGGTCTCTTGCTGCTTTTGTCAG GACGAGGCAGATTAGACAGATAGAAGATAGTAGAAAAGGTGGCAATGGCTTTTCATTTCTTTGTCATGATATTAATGACCTCGAGCATTCTAATCAGGTCAAACTACCAAGAGTGTCTGTTGTAATGCCTTTAAAAGGTTTCGGAGAGCACAATCTACATAATTGGAGAAGTCAG ATCACATCTCTTTATGGTGGTCCTTTGGAATTTCTTTTTGTGGTGGAAAGTACTGAAGACCCCGCTTACCATGCTGTAAATAGTGTCCTAGCAGATTACAAG GATGATGTTGACGCAAAGATTATTGTAGCTGGTTTATCAACAACTTGTAGTCAAAAAATTCACAATCAGTTG ATTGGGGTGGAGAGAGTGCATAAAGACAGCAAGTATGTGTTGTTTCTTGATGACGATGTTCGGATGCATCCTGGGTCAATTGGAGCCCTGGCTGCAGAGATGGAGAAAAACCCTGAG ATTTTTATTCAAACGGGATACCCTCTTGATTTACCTTCTGGAAGTTTAGGAAGTTACTGCATTTATGAATATCATATG CCTTGCTCGATGGGTTTTGCTACCGGAGGGAAAACATTCTTTCTGTGGGGAGGGTGCATGATGGCAAGTATCAACT tcCAGATGCGCGCAGATGATTTTAGAAATGATCGTCATGGAGTAGTTTCAGAGCTCCGAGATGGGGGATACTCTGATGACATGACACTTGCTGCTATAGCTG GGGCCCATAAAAGGCTGATTACATCGCCACCAGTTGCTGTTTTTCCTCACCCCCTTGCAAGTGATCTTAGTTTCTCAAG GTACTGGAATTACCTGAGGAAGCAAACATTCGTTTTGGAATCATATACCACGAAGGTTAACCGGATTATGAACCGTGCTTTATTTTCTTCCCACTGCTATCTGTCGTGGGGGTTTGTTGCACCATATTTCATGGCCGTGATTCATGTTGCAGCAGCACTAAGAATTCATTCCAAAGGGTATTCACTTGAGGACACAGGCCTTACTTCTCGGG GGTTATCACTAGCCGGCTGCCTAGCTATATGCACTTTTCTAGAACTTCTCTCTATGTGGAATTTGACAAGAATAGAAGTTAAACTATGCAACTTGTTATCTCCAGAGGCGCCCCCACTGTCCCTTGCTTCTTATAACTGGTGTCTT GTATTCATTGCAATGCTGGTAGATAATTTTTTGTACCCTATCTCCGCATTCCGTTCTCATTTTTGTCAGTCTATCAATTGGTCTGGTATCAGATACCACTTGAAGGATGGAAGGATTAGCAAG ATTGACAGAAGCAAAGGTAAAGGTCCAAAATTTACAGATTTAGGAGGAAAGCGTTTATATGTGAAGAAAGGAGCCGAGACCAAAGCCGCTATCATCAATTCTTTGTCAAGAAGTTTAGCCCAGTGGCGACAACCGAAGAAATTTGACGCCTAG
- the LOC127805994 gene encoding probable 3-hydroxyisobutyrate dehydrogenase-like 1, mitochondrial — MTAAAGQVSPSTTRLGWIGTGVMGRSMCGHLIKAGYTLTIFTRTASKAQGLIDAGAHWAPSPIAVAAQSDVVFSIVGYPSDVRHVLLHPSSGALAGLNPGGVLVDMTTSEPSLASEISAAAASKSCSSIDAPVSGGDRGAKNATLSIFAGGDEPTVRRLTPIFSLLGKVNYMGGPGKGQFAKLANQITIASTMVGLVEGLIYAHKAGLDLSLYLDAISTGAAGSKLLDVHGSKILKRDFEAGFFVSHFVKDLGICLKECQNMGLALPGLALAQQLYLSLKAHGEGDLGTQALILALERLNNVSLESAASSAGQA; from the coding sequence ATGACCGCCGCCGCAGGGCAGGTGTCTCCGTCGACCACCCGTCTGGGCTGGATCGGCACCGGCGTGATGGGCCGGTCCATGTGCGGCCACCTGATCAAGGCCGGCTACACCCTCACCATCTTCACCCGCACCGCGTCCAAGGCCCAGGGCCTTATCGACGCCGGCGCCCACTGGGCCCCCTCCCCTATCGCCGTCGCCGCCCAATCCGACGTTGTCTTCTCCATCGTCGGCTACCCCTCCGACGTCCGCCACGTCCTCCTCCACCCCTCCTCCGGCGCCCTCGCCGGCCTTAACCCCGGCGGCGTCCTCGTCGACATGACCACCTCCGAACCCTCCCTCGCCTCCGAAATCTCCGCCGCAGCCGCCTCCAAGTCCTGCTCCTCCATCGACGCCCCCGTCTCCGGCGGCGACCGCGGCGCCAAGAACGCCACCCTCTCCATCTTCGCCGGCGGCGACGAGCCCACCGTCCGCCGGCTCACCCCTATCTTCTCCCTCCTCGGCAAAGTCAACTACATGGGCGGGCCAGGCAAAGGCCAATTCGCGAAGCTCGCGAACCAAATCACCATCGCTTCGACGATGGTCGGCTTGGTGGAGGGATTGATTTATGCCCACAAAGCCGGCCTCGATTTATCCCTATATCTCGACGCAATTTCCACCGGAGCGGCCGGTTCCAAATTGCTTGACGTGCACGGAAGCAAGATATTGAAGAGGGACTTCGAGGCCGGATTCTTCGTCAGTCACTTCGTGAAGGATTTGGGAATTTGTTTGAAGGAATGTCAGAACATGGGTCTTGCTTTGCCTGGACTGGCTCTTGCCCAGCAGCTCTATCTTTCTCTGAAAGCTCATGGAGAAGGCGATTTGGGCACCCAAGCGCTCATTCTGGCTCTCGAGCGGCTCAACAATGTGTCACTGGAGTCTGCTGCTTCTTCGGCCGGGCAGGCTTAG
- the LOC127805804 gene encoding mitochondrial import inner membrane translocase subunit TIM17-2-like: MGTPETSREPCPDRILDDVGGAFGMGAVGGSAFHFLKGVYNSPKGERLIGGSQAVRMNAPRIGGSFAVWGGLFSAFDCTMVYARQKEDPWNSIIAGAATGGFLQMRQGLPAASRSALFGGVLLALIEGAGIMLNKVLSPPQNLPIMFEDPMPNANIPAGAQASEPSSAWFGGWFGGKKEEAKPAGGVKTEILESFESPIPPTFEFK; encoded by the coding sequence ATGGGAACACCGGAGACGTCAAGGGAACCCTGCCCGGACCGGATCCTGGATGACGTCGGTGGCGCTTTCGGGATGGGGGCGGTTGGCGGCTCCGCCTTCCACTTCCTGAAGGGTGTCTACAACTCCCCAAAGGGCGAGCGCCTGATCGGCGGCTCGCAGGCCGTGAGGATGAACGCGCCGCGCATCGGGGGCAGCTTCGCCGTGTGGGGCGGGCTGTTCTCGGCCTTTGACTGCACCATGGTCTACGCCCGCCAGAAGGAAGACCCTTGGAATTCCATCATCGCCGGCGCCGCCACCGGCGGCTTCCTCCAGATGCGCCAGGGCCTGCCCGCCGCCTCGCGCTCCGCTCTGTTCGGCGGTGTCCTCCTCGCGCTGATCGAAGGCGCTGGAATCATGCTCAACAAGGTCCTCAGTCCGCCGCAGAACTTGCCGATCATGTTCGAAGACCCCATGCCTAACGCTAACATTCCTGCCGGTGCTCAGGCTTCCGAACCTTCGTCAGCCTGGTTCGGAGGGTGGTTTGGCGGGAAGAAAGAGGAAGCGAAGCCGGCCGGTGGAGTCAAGACTGAGATCCTGGAGAGTTTTGAGTCGCCCATACCACCGACCTTCGAGTTCAAGTGA